The following proteins are encoded in a genomic region of Arachis stenosperma cultivar V10309 chromosome 4, arast.V10309.gnm1.PFL2, whole genome shotgun sequence:
- the LOC130975869 gene encoding isoflavone 7-O-methyltransferase-like: MDLLSGRKANEIFEGQVHVYKHIFAYLDSMCLKWCIELEIPTIIYNHEKPITLHELISILQVPPSKISGVERLMRHLSHNGFFDIVTIHDDDGGDENKEEKEAYALTIASELLVKGTEYCLTPMAKCSLDPSVSSSYNLLGKWTLEENLTLSEISLGTNLWNFLSKNPSILTSFNESMASDSQMVKLALKDHSAVFEGLESIVDVGGGNGTISKIISDMFPKLKCIVFDLPHVVENFSGTSSNNLSFIGGDMFNFIPEADAVLLKWILHDWDDEQCVKILKKCKDAISKNTKGGKAIIIDFVINEKQDEFGLTQMKLRMDIAMTSMNGKERSEEEFKKLFLEAGFEDYKIFPLTGMYSLIVVFS; this comes from the exons ATGGATTTACTAAGTGGTCGCAAAGCAAATGAGATTTTTGAAGGGCAAGTTCATGTTTACAAACATATATTTGCTTACTTAGATTCTATGTGCCTTAAATGGTGCATTGAGTTAGAAATACCAACCATAATCTACAACCATGAAAAACCCATCACCCTTCATGAATTGATCTCAATTTTACAAGTTCCACCATCCAAAATTAGTGGTGTGGAACGTCTTATGCGCCACCTAAGTCACAATGGATTCTTTGATATTGTAACAAtccatgatgatgatggtggtgatgaaaacaaagaagaaaaagaagcataTGCTCTCACTATTGCTTCTGAGCTTCTTGTTAAAGGCACTGAATATTGTTTAACTCCAATGGCTAAGTGTTCTCTTGATCCATCTGTGTCAAGTTCTTATAACTTACTAGGAAAATGGACTTTAGAAGAAAATCTTACTTTATCTGAAATTTCCCTTGGAACAAATCTTTGGAACTTTCTTAGCAAAAACCCTTCAATTTTGACATCCTTTAATGAGTCAATGGCTAGTGACTCTCAAATGGTGAAGTTGGCATTGAAAGATCATAGTGCTGTTTTTGAAGGGTTGGAATCCATTGTAGATGTTGGTGGTGGAAATGGAACCATATCTAAGATTATTAGTGACATGTTTCCCAAATTGAAGTGCATAGTGTTTGACCTTCCACATGTTGTGGAGAATTTTTCAGGAACCAGCAGCAACAATTTGAGCTTTATTGGTGGAGACATGTTCAATTTTATACCTGAGGCTGATGCTGTTCTACTTAAG tGGATTCTACATGATTGGGATGATGAACAATGTGTAAAGATATTGAAGAAATGCAAAGATGCAATTTCAAAGAACACTAAAGGAGGAAAAGCAATTATCATAGATTTTGTGATAAATGAAAAACAAGATGAATTTGGACTTACTCAAATGAAGCTCAGAATGGATATTGCCATGACAAGTATGAATGGAAAGGAGAGAAGTGAAGAGGAATTCAAGAAGCTTTTTTTGGAAGCAGGCTTTGAGGATTATAAAATATTTCCTTTAACCGGAATGTATTCTCTTATTGTGGTTTTTTCTTAG
- the LOC130976875 gene encoding isoflavone-7-O-methyltransferase 9-like: protein MDLLSGRKANEIFEGQVHVYKHMYAYLDSMCLKWCIDLEIPTIIYNHEKPITLHELISILQVPPSKISGVERLMRHLSHNGFFDIVTIHDDDGDENKEEKEAYALTISSELLVKGTEYCLTPMAKCSLDPSVSSSYNLLGKWTLEENLTLSEISLGTNLWDFLSKNPSILTSFNESMASDSQMVKLALKDHSAVFEGLESIVDVGGGNGTISKIISDMFPKLKCIVFDLPHVVENFSGTSSNNLSFIGGDMFNYIHEADAVLLKWILHDWDDEDCVKILKKCKDAISKNTKGGKAIIIDFVINEKQDEFGLTQIKLRMDIAMICVNGKERSEEEFKKLFLEAGFQDYKIFPLTGMYSLIVVYP from the exons ATGGATTTACTAAGTGGTCGCAAAGCAAATGAGATTTTTGAAGGGCAAGTTCATGTGTACAAACACATGTATGCTTACTTAGATTCTATGTGCCTTAAATGGTGCATTGACTTAGAAATACCAACCATAATCTACAACCATGAAAAACCCATCACCCTTCATGAATTGATCTCAATTTTACAAGTTCCACCATCCAAAATTAGTGGTGTGGAGCGTCTTATGCGCCACCTAAGTCACAATGGATTCTTTGATATTGTAACAAtccatgatgatgatggtgatgaaaacaaagaagaaaaagaagcataTGCTCTCACAATTTCTTCTGAGCTTCTTGTTAAAGGCACTGAATATTGTTTAACTCCAATGGCTAAGTGTTCTCTTGATCCATCTGTGTCAAGTTCTTATAACTTATTAGGAAAATGGACTTTAGAAGAAAATCTTACTTTATCTGAAATTTCCCTTGGAACAAATCTTTGGGACTTTCTTAGCAAAAACCCTTCAATTTTGACTTCCTTTAATGAGTCAATGGCTAGTGACTCTCAAATGGTGAAGTTGGCATTGAAAGATCATAGTGCTGTTTTTGAAGGGTTGGAATCCATTGTAGATGTTGGTGGTGGAAATGGAACCATATCTAAGATTATTAGTGACATGTTTCCCAAATTGAAGTGCATAGTGTTTGACCTTCCACATGTTGTGGAGAATTTTTCAGGAACCAGCAGCAACAATTTGAGCTTTATTGGTGGAGACATGTTCAATTATATACATGAGGCTGATGCTGTTCTACTTAAG tGGATTCTACATGATTGGGATGATGAAGATTGTGTAAAGATATTGAAGAAATGCAAAGATGCAATTTCAAAGAATACTAAAGGAGGAAAAGCAATTATCATAGATTTTGTGATAAATGAAAAACAAGATGAATTTGGACTTACTCAAATAAAGCTCAGAATGGATATTGCCATGATATGTGTGAATGGAAAGGAGAGAAGTGAAGAGGAATTCAAGAAGCTTTTTTTGGAAGCAGGCTTTCAAGATTATAAAATATTTCCTTTAACCGGAATGTATTCTCTTATTGTGGTTTATCCTTAG